One window of Magallana gigas chromosome 2, xbMagGiga1.1, whole genome shotgun sequence genomic DNA carries:
- the LOC105329640 gene encoding tubulin alpha chain, testis-specific (The RefSeq protein has 4 substitutions compared to this genomic sequence) yields MRECISIHVGQAGVQIGNACWELYCLEHGIQPDGQMPSDKTIGGGDDSFNTFFSETGAGKHVPRAVFVDLEPTVVDEVRTGTYRQLFHPEQLITGKEDAANNYARGHYTIGKEIVDLVLDRIRKLADQCTGLQGFLIFHSFGGGTGSGFASLLTERLSVDYGKKSKLEFAIYPAPQVSTAVVEPYNSILTTHTTLEHSDCAFMVDNEAIYDICRRNLDIERPTYTNLNRLIGQIVSSITASLRFDGALSVDLTEFQTNLVPYPRIHFPLVTYAPVISAEKAYHEQLSVAEITNACFEPANQMVKCDPRHGKYMACCMLYRGDVVPKDVNAAIATIKTKRTIQFVDWCPTGFKDGINYQPPTVVPGGDLAKVQRAVCMLSNTTAIAEAWARLDHKFDLMYAKRAFVHWYVGEGMEEGEFSEAREDLAALEKDYEEVGVDSVEGEAEKEGGDEY; encoded by the exons ATG CGTGAGTGTATATCTATTCATGTTGGACAAGCTGGTGTCCAGATTGGAAATGCCTGCTGGGAGCTGTACTGCTTGGAGCACGGCATTCAGCCAGATGGGCAGATGCCAAGTGACAAGACAATTGGAGGGGGAGATGATTCATTCAACACCTTTTTCAGTGAAACTGGTGCTGGCAAGCATGTACCAAGGGCTGTATTTGTAGACTTGGAGCCCACAGTTGTTG ATGAGGTGCGCACAGGGACGTACCGCCAACTTTTCCATCCAGAACAGCTGATAACTGGAAAAGAGGATGCTGCCAACAACTATGCAAGAGGTCACTACACCATTGGAAAGGAAATTGTGGACTTGGTTTTGGATCGCATCAGAAAATTG GCTGACCAATGCACTGGTCTTCAAGGGTTCCTGATTTTTCACAGCTTTGGAGGAGGAACTGGTTCTGGATTTGCCTCCCTTCTGATGGAGAGACTGTCTGTTGATTATGGAAAGAAGTCCAAGCTTGAATTTGCCATTTACCCTGCTCCTCag gtATCTACAGCAGTAGTTGAGCCCTACAATTCCATCCTTACCACACACACTACTCTGGAGCATTCTGACTGTGCCTTCATGGTTGACAACGAGGCTATCTATGATATTTGCCGAAGGAACCTGGACATTGAGAGGCCAACTTACACCAACTTGAACCGCCTGATTGGTCAGATTGTTAGTTCAATCACAGCCTCCCTTCGATTTGATGGAGCCTTGAATGTGGACCTGACAGAGTTCCAGACAAATCTTGTACCTTACCCACGTATCCACTTCCCATTGGTGACCTATGCTCCTGTCATCTCTGCAGAGAAGGCCTACCATGAACAGCTGTCAGTAGCAGAAATTACCAATGCCTGCTTTGAACCAGCAAACCAAATGGTGAAATGTGATCCCAGACATGGCAAGTACATGGCTTGTTGCATGCTGTACAGAGGGGATGTTGTACCTAAGGATGTCAATGCTGCCATTGCCACCATCAAGACAAAGAGAACCATTCAGTTTGTGGATTGGTGTCCTACTGGTTTCAAAGTTGGCATCAACTACCAGCCTCCAACTGTTGTTCCTGGAGGTGACCTTGCCAAGGTACAGAGAGCTGTCTGCATGTTGAGCAACACCACTGCCATTGCTGAGGCCTGGGCTCGCCTGGATCACAAGTTTGACCTGATGTATGCCAAGCGTGCCTTTGTTCACTGGTATGTGGGAGAGGGAATGGAAGAAGGTGAATTCTCTGAGGCCCGTGAAGATCTGGCTGCCTTGGAGAAGGATTATGAAGAAGTTGGTGTGGATTCTGTTGAGGGAGAGGCTGAAGAGGAAGGTGGTGATGAGTACTAA
- the LOC105329638 gene encoding ADP-ribosylation factor-like protein 3, protein MGLLDLIRKLKSSQDKELRILLLGLDNAGKTTLLKKLASEDVSHITPTQGFNIKSVVSSGFKLNVWDIGGQRKIRPYWRNYFENTDVLIYVIDSADQKRFEETGLELSELLEEPKLQGVPLLIYANKQDLLQAAQASEIARGLSLDTIRDRKWHIQACSAQSGEGIKEGIDWMSTVVGKKK, encoded by the exons ggACTATTAGATTTAATACGAAAACTGAAGTCCAGCCAAGACAAAGAACTGCGAATACTTTTGCTGGGTTTGGATAATGCAGGAAAAActacacttttaaaaaaattggctTCAGAAGATGTCAGTCATATAACACCAACTCAG GGATTTAATATCAAATCTGTAGTCTCGTCTGGTTTTAAACTGAATGTTTGGGACATAGGAGGTCAAAGAAAGATTAGACCATACTGGAGgaattactttgaaaatacaGATGTTCTC ataTATGTTATAGATAGTGCTGATCAAAAGAGATTTGAAGAAACTGGCCTA GAGTTATCAGAGCTATTGGAGGAGCCAAAGTTACAGGGAGTTCCTCTGTTAATTTATGCCAACAAGCAGGACTTGCTGCAGGCTGCACAGGCCTCAGAGATAGCCCGGGGACTATCACTAGACACAATACGTGACAGAAAGTGGCACATACAGGCATGCTCAGCACAGTCTGGGGAAGGAATCAAG gaGGGAATTGATTGGATGAGTACAGTTgtaggaaaaaagaaatag